Proteins encoded together in one Prinia subflava isolate CZ2003 ecotype Zambia chromosome 23, Cam_Psub_1.2, whole genome shotgun sequence window:
- the PI16 gene encoding peptidase inhibitor 16 isoform X3: MLSSGLPPVLLVLSMLQLSWSLSDEEKKIILDEHNKYRSQVSPPAKGMMKMTWDKELEALAQSYAEKCIWDHNKERGRRGENLFAMAPTLELEFAVEDWNGEEKFYNLTTSTCVPGQMCGHYTQVVWSNTHQIGCGAHFCEKIDGIETENMHLLVCNYYPPGNVKGRKPYMEGPSCEMCPPGTVCENNLCAGALDTEDLETNSDQTSVDPPKAGAPRTCLGLLLFLLPSATLVGLLL, encoded by the exons ATGCTGAGCTCAGGTCTTCCTCCCGTTCTCCTGGTGCTCTcaatgctgcagctgagctggtcCCTGAGTGATGAAGAGAAGAAGATCATCTTGGATGAGCACAATAAATATCGCTCCCAGGTCTCTCCTCCTGCCAAGGGTATGATGAAGATG ACCTGGGACAAGGAGCTGGAGGCCCTGGCTCAATCCTATGCAGAGAAGTGCATCTGGGACCACAACAAGGAGAGAGGCCGACGGGGAGAAAACCTCTTTGCTATGGCCCCAACCCTGGAGCTAGAATTCGCCGTGGAAGACTGGAACGGGGAGGAGAAATTCTACAACTTGACAACATCCACATGTGTCCCCGGGCAGATGTGTGGCCACTACACCCAG GTGGTCTGGTCAAACACGCATCAGATCGGCTGCGGGGCACATTTTTGTGAGAAGATCGATGGAATCGAAACAGAGAACATGCACCTGCTGGTTTGCAACTACTATCCCCC GGGTAACGTGAAAGGGAGAAAGCCCTACATGGAAGGACCCTCATGTGAAATGTGTCCCCCAGGCACAGTCTGTGAGAACAACCTGTGTG CAGGTGCCCTGGACACAGAAGATCTGGAGACAAACTCAGACCAGACAAGTGTGGATCCACCCAAAGCTGGAGCCCCCAGGACCTGCTTGGGCCTtttgctcttcctcctccccagtgccaccctggtgGGCCTTCTGCTCTGA
- the PI16 gene encoding peptidase inhibitor 16 isoform X1 codes for MLSSGLPPVLLVLSMLQLSWSLSDEEKKIILDEHNKYRSQVSPPAKGMMKMTWDKELEALAQSYAEKCIWDHNKERGRRGENLFAMAPTLELEFAVEDWNGEEKFYNLTTSTCVPGQMCGHYTQVVWSNTHQIGCGAHFCEKIDGIETENMHLLVCNYYPPGNVKGRKPYMEGPSCEMCPPGTVCENNLCELVVEETTPASVTTKARPAKPEPTAKPEPTATAKPEPTATAKAEPTAKPEPTPTAKPEPTATAKPEPTATAKPGPTATAKPEPTATAKPGPTAKPGPTAKPGPTAKPGPTATAKPGPTAKPEPTAPVHTTAESEPTPVSLTAKPAPTTPAHTTAKPKPTPVSIAAKPEPTKPVSTTAKPEPTTTFPTTAKPKPPAQAPFSTAKPKLASMLPTTTPARPKPTTPAATTATAKPKPTSTAAKPKPTTAMAKPTPTTPKPTLTTTATKPTTTTTTKTTHSPLKSNTTNTTSKPRTSTPNPTTTTTTTTKATPTTTTTPNPTTTTTIITPNPTTTNTTTAKPKPTTAMAKPTPTTPKPTPTIATTKLATVTAKPTPTTPTSTTTTAKPTPAATMLAPATTAKTQLKTATTTKPESEKPDPTEATGVILSFEPTLDPDYKVSPEADTGEPLSSFSTEDPDLLESMGTAFSPRSVPERKKDVKEDEKEKSAFSSPSPSLSQAVPEMKLGLNRAELITPSKSVLLSPEEPTFLRLTSSSKDKKGPSPHFQTSLSAGALDTEDLETNSDQTSVDPPKAGAPRTCLGLLLFLLPSATLVGLLL; via the exons ATGCTGAGCTCAGGTCTTCCTCCCGTTCTCCTGGTGCTCTcaatgctgcagctgagctggtcCCTGAGTGATGAAGAGAAGAAGATCATCTTGGATGAGCACAATAAATATCGCTCCCAGGTCTCTCCTCCTGCCAAGGGTATGATGAAGATG ACCTGGGACAAGGAGCTGGAGGCCCTGGCTCAATCCTATGCAGAGAAGTGCATCTGGGACCACAACAAGGAGAGAGGCCGACGGGGAGAAAACCTCTTTGCTATGGCCCCAACCCTGGAGCTAGAATTCGCCGTGGAAGACTGGAACGGGGAGGAGAAATTCTACAACTTGACAACATCCACATGTGTCCCCGGGCAGATGTGTGGCCACTACACCCAG GTGGTCTGGTCAAACACGCATCAGATCGGCTGCGGGGCACATTTTTGTGAGAAGATCGATGGAATCGAAACAGAGAACATGCACCTGCTGGTTTGCAACTACTATCCCCC GGGTAACGTGAAAGGGAGAAAGCCCTACATGGAAGGACCCTCATGTGAAATGTGTCCCCCAGGCACAGTCTGTGAGAACAACCTGTGTG AACTCGTTGTAGAAGAGACCACTCCGGCCTCTGTGACAACAAAGGCAAGGCCAGCCAAACCAGAGCCCACAGCCAAACCAGAGCCCACAGCCA cagccaaaccagagcccacagccacagccaaaGCAGAGCCCACAGCCAAACCAGAGCCCACA CCCACAGCCAAACCAGAGCCCACAGCCACAGCTAAACCAGAGCCCACAGCCACAGCTAAACCAGggcccacagccacagccaaaCCAGAGCCCACAGCCACAGCTAAACCAGGGCCCACAGCTAAACCAGGGCCCACAGCTAAACCAGGGCCCACAGCTAAACCAGGGCCCACAGCCACAGCTAAACCAGGGCCCACAGCCAAACCAGAGCCCACAGCACCAGTCCACACTACAGCTGAATCAGAACCCACACCGGTGTCCCTCACAGCCAAACCAGCACCTACAACACCAGCACACACCACagccaaacccaaacccacaccaGTGTCCATTGCAGCCAAACCAGAACCCACAAAACCAGTGTCTACCACAGCCAAGCCAGAACCTACAACCACATTCCCAACCACAGCCAAGCCCAaacccccagcacaggcaccctTCAGCACAGCCAAGCCAAAACTTGCCAGCATGCTCCCAACAACAACCCCAGCCAGGCCAAAACCCACAACACCagcagccaccacagccacGGCCAAGCCAAAAcccaccagcactgcagccaaGCCAAAGCCTACCACAGCTATGGCCAAGCCAACACCCACCACACCCAAACCCACCCTAACTACCACTGCCACTAAGCCAACAACCACCACTACTACCAAGACAACACACAGCCCCCTGAAATCCAACACAACAAACACCACCAGCAAACCAAGAACCTCCACACCAAACCCCACCACAACCACCACCACTACCACCAAAGCAACACCCACCACTACCACCACACCAAACCCCACAACCACCACCACTATCATCACACCAAACCCCACCACAACCAACACCACTACAGCCaagccaaaaccaacaacagCTATGGCCAAGCCAACACCCACCAcaccaaaacccaccccaaCTATCGCTACGACAAAACTTGCTACAGTCACAGCCAAACCAACACCCACCACACCAACATCTACCACCACGACAGCCAAGCCAACACCTGCTGCTACAATGCTAGCACCTGCCACAACAGCAAAGACACAACTGAAAACAGCCACAACCACAAAGCCAGAATCAGAAAAGCCTGATCCTACTGAGGCAACTGGGGTCATTCTTTCCTTTGAGCCCACCTTAGACCCAGATTATAAAGTATCTCCAGAGGCAGACACTGGAGAGCCTCTTAGCTCCTTCAGTACAGAGGATCCAGACTTATTAGAAAGCATGGGCACAGCCTTCAGCCCCAGATCAGtcccagaaagaaagaaagatgtcAAAGAGGATGAGAAAGAGAAATCAGCCTTTTCTAGTCCATCTCCATCCCTCAGCCAAGCTGTTCCAGAGATGAAGTTAGGTCTCAATAGAGCTGAGCTCATAACCCCCTCCAAGTCAGTGCTCCTCAGCCCTGAAGAGCCCACGTTCTTGCGCTTAACATCATCCTCCAAAGACAAAAAAGGGCCGAGCCCCCATTTCCAGACCTCCCTCTCAG CAGGTGCCCTGGACACAGAAGATCTGGAGACAAACTCAGACCAGACAAGTGTGGATCCACCCAAAGCTGGAGCCCCCAGGACCTGCTTGGGCCTtttgctcttcctcctccccagtgccaccctggtgGGCCTTCTGCTCTGA
- the PI16 gene encoding peptidase inhibitor 16 isoform X2, producing MLSSGLPPVLLVLSMLQLSWSLSDEEKKIILDEHNKYRSQVSPPAKGMMKMTWDKELEALAQSYAEKCIWDHNKERGRRGENLFAMAPTLELEFAVEDWNGEEKFYNLTTSTCVPGQMCGHYTQVVWSNTHQIGCGAHFCEKIDGIETENMHLLVCNYYPPGNVKGRKPYMEGPSCEMCPPGTVCENNLCELVVEETTPASVTTKARPAKPEPTAKPEPTATAKPEPTATAKAEPTAKPEPTPTAKPEPTATAKPEPTATAKPGPTATAKPEPTATAKPGPTAKPGPTAKPGPTAKPGPTATAKPGPTAKPEPTAPVHTTAESEPTPVSLTAKPAPTTPAHTTAKPKPTPVSIAAKPEPTKPVSTTAKPEPTTTFPTTAKPKPPAQAPFSTAKPKLASMLPTTTPARPKPTTPAATTATAKPKPTSTAAKPKPTTAMAKPTPTTPKPTLTTTATKPTTTTTTKTTHSPLKSNTTNTTSKPRTSTPNPTTTTTTTTKATPTTTTTPNPTTTTTIITPNPTTTNTTTAKPKPTTAMAKPTPTTPKPTPTIATTKLATVTAKPTPTTPTSTTTTAKPTPAATMLAPATTAKTQLKTATTTKPESEKPDPTEATGVILSFEPTLDPDYKVSPEADTGEPLSSFSTEDPDLLESMGTAFSPRSVPERKKDVKEDEKEKSAFSSPSPSLSQAVPEMKLGLNRAELITPSKSVLLSPEEPTFLRLTSSSKDKKGPSPHFQTSLSGALDTEDLETNSDQTSVDPPKAGAPRTCLGLLLFLLPSATLVGLLL from the exons ATGCTGAGCTCAGGTCTTCCTCCCGTTCTCCTGGTGCTCTcaatgctgcagctgagctggtcCCTGAGTGATGAAGAGAAGAAGATCATCTTGGATGAGCACAATAAATATCGCTCCCAGGTCTCTCCTCCTGCCAAGGGTATGATGAAGATG ACCTGGGACAAGGAGCTGGAGGCCCTGGCTCAATCCTATGCAGAGAAGTGCATCTGGGACCACAACAAGGAGAGAGGCCGACGGGGAGAAAACCTCTTTGCTATGGCCCCAACCCTGGAGCTAGAATTCGCCGTGGAAGACTGGAACGGGGAGGAGAAATTCTACAACTTGACAACATCCACATGTGTCCCCGGGCAGATGTGTGGCCACTACACCCAG GTGGTCTGGTCAAACACGCATCAGATCGGCTGCGGGGCACATTTTTGTGAGAAGATCGATGGAATCGAAACAGAGAACATGCACCTGCTGGTTTGCAACTACTATCCCCC GGGTAACGTGAAAGGGAGAAAGCCCTACATGGAAGGACCCTCATGTGAAATGTGTCCCCCAGGCACAGTCTGTGAGAACAACCTGTGTG AACTCGTTGTAGAAGAGACCACTCCGGCCTCTGTGACAACAAAGGCAAGGCCAGCCAAACCAGAGCCCACAGCCAAACCAGAGCCCACAGCCA cagccaaaccagagcccacagccacagccaaaGCAGAGCCCACAGCCAAACCAGAGCCCACA CCCACAGCCAAACCAGAGCCCACAGCCACAGCTAAACCAGAGCCCACAGCCACAGCTAAACCAGggcccacagccacagccaaaCCAGAGCCCACAGCCACAGCTAAACCAGGGCCCACAGCTAAACCAGGGCCCACAGCTAAACCAGGGCCCACAGCTAAACCAGGGCCCACAGCCACAGCTAAACCAGGGCCCACAGCCAAACCAGAGCCCACAGCACCAGTCCACACTACAGCTGAATCAGAACCCACACCGGTGTCCCTCACAGCCAAACCAGCACCTACAACACCAGCACACACCACagccaaacccaaacccacaccaGTGTCCATTGCAGCCAAACCAGAACCCACAAAACCAGTGTCTACCACAGCCAAGCCAGAACCTACAACCACATTCCCAACCACAGCCAAGCCCAaacccccagcacaggcaccctTCAGCACAGCCAAGCCAAAACTTGCCAGCATGCTCCCAACAACAACCCCAGCCAGGCCAAAACCCACAACACCagcagccaccacagccacGGCCAAGCCAAAAcccaccagcactgcagccaaGCCAAAGCCTACCACAGCTATGGCCAAGCCAACACCCACCACACCCAAACCCACCCTAACTACCACTGCCACTAAGCCAACAACCACCACTACTACCAAGACAACACACAGCCCCCTGAAATCCAACACAACAAACACCACCAGCAAACCAAGAACCTCCACACCAAACCCCACCACAACCACCACCACTACCACCAAAGCAACACCCACCACTACCACCACACCAAACCCCACAACCACCACCACTATCATCACACCAAACCCCACCACAACCAACACCACTACAGCCaagccaaaaccaacaacagCTATGGCCAAGCCAACACCCACCAcaccaaaacccaccccaaCTATCGCTACGACAAAACTTGCTACAGTCACAGCCAAACCAACACCCACCACACCAACATCTACCACCACGACAGCCAAGCCAACACCTGCTGCTACAATGCTAGCACCTGCCACAACAGCAAAGACACAACTGAAAACAGCCACAACCACAAAGCCAGAATCAGAAAAGCCTGATCCTACTGAGGCAACTGGGGTCATTCTTTCCTTTGAGCCCACCTTAGACCCAGATTATAAAGTATCTCCAGAGGCAGACACTGGAGAGCCTCTTAGCTCCTTCAGTACAGAGGATCCAGACTTATTAGAAAGCATGGGCACAGCCTTCAGCCCCAGATCAGtcccagaaagaaagaaagatgtcAAAGAGGATGAGAAAGAGAAATCAGCCTTTTCTAGTCCATCTCCATCCCTCAGCCAAGCTGTTCCAGAGATGAAGTTAGGTCTCAATAGAGCTGAGCTCATAACCCCCTCCAAGTCAGTGCTCCTCAGCCCTGAAGAGCCCACGTTCTTGCGCTTAACATCATCCTCCAAAGACAAAAAAGGGCCGAGCCCCCATTTCCAGACCTCCCTCTCAG GTGCCCTGGACACAGAAGATCTGGAGACAAACTCAGACCAGACAAGTGTGGATCCACCCAAAGCTGGAGCCCCCAGGACCTGCTTGGGCCTtttgctcttcctcctccccagtgccaccctggtgGGCCTTCTGCTCTGA
- the LOC134561423 gene encoding peptidase inhibitor 16-like, producing the protein MLSSGLPPILLVLSMLQLSWSLSDEEKKIILDEHNKYRSQVSPPAKGMMKMTWDTDLEFAAQKHAKNCIWGQNGSPGRVNLFATTSTLDVKLAIEEWNEERKFYNLTTSTCDPGQTCDNYIQMVWGDTNRVGCGKSSCKKMDGIETENVQLFVCRYFPPVSRKKGVPYMEGPSCEMCPNSTICENNLCARAAKLETNLNQTSVDPPKDGAPRTCLGLLLFLLPSATLVGLLL; encoded by the exons ATGCTGAGCTCAGGTCTTCCTCCCATTCTCCTGGTGCTCTcaatgctgcagctgagctggtcCCTGAGTGATGAAGAGAAGAAGATCATCTTGGATGAGCACAATAAATATCGCTCCCAGGTCTCTCCTCCTGCCAAGGGTATGATGAAGATG ACCTGGGACACAGACCTGGAGTTTGCTGCTCAAAAACATGCAAAGAATTGCATCTGGGGCCAGAACGGGAGCCCAGGCAGGGTAAACCTCTTTGCTACAACTTCAACCCTGGATGTAAAATTGGCTATTGAAGAATGGAACGAGGAGAGGAAATTCTACAACTTGACAACCTCCACGTGTGACCCCGGGCAGACGTGTGACAACTACATCCAG ATGGTCTGGGGAGACACAAATCGTGTTGGCTGTGGGAAGAGTTCTTGTAAGAAGATGGATGGAATTGAAACAGAGAACGTACAGCTGTTTGTTTGCAGATATTTTCCCCC GGTTAGTAGAAAGAAAGGAGTGCCCTACATGGAAGGACCCTCATGTGAAATGTGTCCCAATAGCACAATCTGTGAGAACAACCTGTGTG ccCGGGCTGCAAAACTGGAGACAAACTTGAACCAGACAAGTGTGGATCCACCCAAAGATGGAGCCCCCAGGACCTGCTTGGGCCTtttgctcttcctcctccccagtgccaccctggtgGGCCTTCTGCTCTGA